The DNA region GAGGCGGAGACGGCCGGCCTGCCGGCGCCCGAACCCGTGAAGTAGGGCACACCGTCACCTCGACCGGAAGCGGCCGGACCTGCCTCGGGGGCAGAACCGGCCGCTTCCGCGTGCTCCGGGCCCCGCCGGGTGGCCGGGGGTGGGGAGAGCCCCTCGGGGTCCCCCTAAGGGATGTCACAGGTAGGCCGCAATGGCACCCCCGTTCCCCCGGCCCCCGTACCCCGCCGACGCGGACCAGGTACGTTCGACGGGTGGCTGGATTCAGGATCGGACGCGGCCGGGACAACCGCACACCGCAACAACACCCGCAGCAGCAACAGCCGTACGGGCAGGCACCGTCAGCGCCGCCGTACGGCGGGCAGGCGTGGCCCCCGGCGGGCGGCGGCGGCGCGCCGTACGGCGGCCCCCAGGGCGCCCCGTACGGCGCCGGGCAGGCGGGCGGAGGGCACGGAGGTGCCGGGCAAGGGGGCGGACCCGGGGAGCCCGAGTACTTCGGCGACCCGTACCACCAGCCCCCGCAGCACGACCCGTACGCCAACGCCCCAGGGCACACCCAGGCGTTCCGTATCGACGAGGACCCGTACGGCGAGGGCAGCACCTACCACGCCGGCAGCGCCCCCGCCCAGCCCGTCGGCCCGCGACTGCGCTGGAAGCAGCTGCTGAGCGGAATCGTGCTGCGCCCGGGACCGACGTTCTGGCAGATGCGCGACTACCCGGTGTGGGGGCCCGCGCTCGTCGTGACGTTCGTCTACGGGCTGCTCGCGCTGTTCGGCTTCGACCAGGCCCGGGACGAGGCGATCCACGCGGAGGTCTCCACCGCGGCGCCGTACGTGATCTTCACGGGCGTCGGGTTCGTCATCGGCGGCCTGGTCCTCGGCGCGGTCACCCACACCCTGGCCCGCCAGCTCGGCGGTACCGGCTCCTGGCAGCCGACCGTGGGGCTGTCCATGCTGATCATGTCGATCACGGACGCGCCCCGGCTGGTCTTCGCACTGTTCCTGGGCGGCGAGAACTCCCTGGTGCAGATCCTCGGCTGGGTCACCTGGCTCGCCGCCGGCGCGCTGTTCACGTCGATGGTGAGCAAATCGCACGACCTGCCGTGGCTGAAGGCGCTGGGCGCCTCGGCGATCCAGCTGATCGCGCTGCTGTCGATCATCAAACTCGGCACGATCTGACCGCGCCCCCCGCCCGCGCGCCGAAAGGGCCCGGTGCCGCCTCTCGCGGCTCCAGGGCCCTTTCTTCGTCGGGAACACACCCGTCCCGCGGCGCCGGGACCTACGAGTCGAGCACCTGTCCCTCACGGCGCACGACGGGCTTCTCCACACTCCACGGGAAGTTGATCCACCGCTCGGTGGACTTCCACACGTACTCGCATTTCAC from Streptomyces sp. NBC_01754 includes:
- a CDS encoding Yip1 family protein, which gives rise to MAGFRIGRGRDNRTPQQHPQQQQPYGQAPSAPPYGGQAWPPAGGGGAPYGGPQGAPYGAGQAGGGHGGAGQGGGPGEPEYFGDPYHQPPQHDPYANAPGHTQAFRIDEDPYGEGSTYHAGSAPAQPVGPRLRWKQLLSGIVLRPGPTFWQMRDYPVWGPALVVTFVYGLLALFGFDQARDEAIHAEVSTAAPYVIFTGVGFVIGGLVLGAVTHTLARQLGGTGSWQPTVGLSMLIMSITDAPRLVFALFLGGENSLVQILGWVTWLAAGALFTSMVSKSHDLPWLKALGASAIQLIALLSIIKLGTI